A genomic window from Flavobacterium hankyongi includes:
- a CDS encoding alpha/beta fold hydrolase: MKSTIQKNKKVIILVLAIFAFINVFAQKQQSFEVKVIGKGNPIILIPGYSCSGEVWNETVDHLKNNYQLHVITIAGFGEAKPIQNDEILKTVRNEIILYVKDNKLKKPMLIGHSLGAFMTLWLQSTEPDLFGKSICVDGLPFVSAVGKPETTADAVKANPQFNKEAVIKNFKSLPAEGYVKNMTKQMLYQVNDSVRAKQIAEWSFKSDRTTLGSTIVEMSTTDLRKEIAKIKQPILVIASLWETKEASEKEYNLQYAELKNKTIKVADAKHFIMYDQPQWFYNEIDLFLGSK; the protein is encoded by the coding sequence CTTTGCATTTATAAATGTATTTGCTCAAAAACAACAATCATTTGAAGTAAAAGTAATTGGAAAAGGAAATCCAATAATTTTAATCCCAGGTTATTCATGTAGTGGTGAAGTATGGAACGAAACTGTTGATCATTTAAAAAATAATTATCAATTACACGTTATCACAATTGCAGGTTTTGGAGAAGCAAAACCTATCCAAAATGACGAAATTCTAAAAACAGTTCGTAACGAAATTATCCTATATGTAAAGGATAACAAACTAAAAAAACCAATGCTAATTGGTCATAGTTTAGGCGCTTTTATGACACTATGGCTACAAAGCACAGAACCAGATTTGTTTGGCAAAAGCATTTGTGTTGATGGACTTCCTTTTGTATCTGCTGTAGGCAAACCAGAAACAACTGCAGATGCTGTTAAAGCTAACCCTCAATTTAATAAAGAAGCAGTTATTAAAAACTTCAAATCATTACCCGCAGAAGGTTATGTAAAAAACATGACTAAACAAATGCTATATCAAGTAAATGATTCAGTGAGAGCTAAGCAAATTGCTGAGTGGAGTTTTAAAAGTGACAGAACAACTTTAGGAAGTACAATTGTAGAAATGTCTACTACTGACTTAAGAAAAGAAATTGCTAAAATAAAACAACCCATTCTAGTTATTGCAAGTCTTTGGGAAACAAAAGAAGCAAGTGAAAAAGAGTATAATTTACAATATGCTGAACTTAAAAATAAAACTATAAAAGTAGCAGATGCAAAACATTTTATTATGTACGACCAACCACAATGGTTTTATAACGAAATTGATTTATTTTTAGGTTCAAAATAA